One region of Mycolicibacterium rhodesiae NBB3 genomic DNA includes:
- a CDS encoding NADH-ubiquinone oxidoreductase-F iron-sulfur binding region domain-containing protein, producing the protein MTTTATDLTVAVWPDCAPRLLRPAQVGPEELAEYVQAGGYRPLTDPDALLEQVDLSGLLGRGGAAFPMGTKLRTVRDTGRRGIETVIVANGEEGEPASVKDRWLLRNRPHLVLDGLRLAAAIVNASRAVIYVSDEPSATAVNSALSQLDSQAFGATDVSVVLVEPTYVAGEETAAVRRINGGPAKPTDKPPRPFEEGVSGLPTTVSNVETLANLPYIHEQGSQSFRTVGTPMSPGTFLATITGGGKPAALYEIPHGALFSELLTLHGVAADSVRGVLMGGYFAGLVNTDILDATLDHETLRRLGSGLGCGAISILTDDCPLAVAASVLSYFDRENAGQCGSCFNGTAAMAAVTSALRDGVATQEDVTRLERWSVVLRGRGACGTLDGATNVAASLLRQFPQLVAGHLANDCPSCQAGAFNAVRPYEVEAMGHE; encoded by the coding sequence ATGACCACCACCGCAACCGATCTCACGGTCGCTGTATGGCCGGACTGTGCGCCGCGACTGCTGCGGCCGGCGCAGGTGGGACCCGAGGAGCTGGCCGAGTACGTGCAGGCCGGCGGCTACCGGCCGCTGACCGACCCCGACGCATTGCTCGAGCAGGTCGACCTGTCGGGCCTGCTGGGCCGCGGCGGTGCAGCCTTTCCGATGGGGACCAAGCTGCGCACGGTGCGCGATACCGGCCGGCGGGGCATAGAGACCGTCATCGTCGCCAACGGCGAGGAGGGGGAACCCGCTTCGGTCAAAGACCGTTGGCTGTTGCGCAACCGGCCGCACCTGGTCCTGGACGGGTTACGCCTGGCCGCCGCGATAGTCAACGCGAGCCGTGCGGTGATCTACGTCTCCGACGAGCCGTCGGCAACCGCGGTGAACAGCGCACTGTCCCAGTTGGACTCGCAGGCCTTCGGGGCCACGGACGTCAGCGTGGTGCTCGTCGAGCCCACCTACGTCGCAGGTGAAGAAACGGCGGCTGTCCGACGCATCAACGGCGGCCCGGCCAAACCGACCGACAAACCACCGCGCCCGTTCGAGGAGGGCGTGTCGGGTCTGCCGACCACTGTGAGCAACGTCGAGACGCTGGCCAACCTGCCCTACATTCACGAGCAGGGCTCGCAGAGTTTCCGCACAGTCGGAACGCCGATGTCGCCCGGAACGTTCCTGGCGACCATCACGGGCGGCGGCAAGCCCGCCGCCCTCTACGAAATCCCCCATGGCGCACTGTTTTCCGAGTTGCTGACGTTGCACGGAGTCGCAGCGGATTCGGTGCGCGGCGTGCTGATGGGCGGTTACTTCGCGGGGCTGGTCAACACCGACATCCTCGATGCGACCCTGGATCACGAAACCCTTCGCCGGCTCGGCAGTGGTCTGGGATGCGGGGCGATCTCCATCCTCACCGACGACTGCCCGCTCGCCGTGGCCGCCTCGGTGCTGTCCTACTTCGATCGCGAGAACGCCGGCCAGTGCGGTTCGTGCTTCAACGGCACCGCTGCCATGGCCGCCGTCACCTCCGCGCTGCGCGACGGGGTCGCGACCCAGGAGGATGTGACACGGTTGGAACGCTGGTCGGTGGTGCTGCGCGGTCGCGGGGCGTGCGGCACCCTCGACGGCGCCACGAACGTCGCGGCGAGCCTGCTGCGCCAGTTCCCGCAATTGGTGGCAGGTCATCTGGCCAACGACTGCCCGTCCTGCCAAGCCGGCGCATTCAACGCGGTGCGACCCTACGAAGTGGAGGCGATGGGACATGAGTGA
- a CDS encoding alpha/beta fold hydrolase encodes MTSTDSAGLTLLPNEKTFEYKGGRVVYEILGEEGEFIALTPGGRFSKDIPGLRPLAEALAEGGYRVLLWDRPNCGKSDVQFYGKSESHMRAETLHALITGLDIGPCVIAGGSGGARDSMLTTMLYPEIVRKLVVWNIVGGVYGSFVLGGHYVVPSILAAKGLGVEGLLHVPEWKERIAENPDNEARFRALDVDEFLKLMRRWLNAFVPKPGQTIPGVEDEMFDNIVVPTLIIRGGENDWDHPKRTSLEVSCLIKGSTLIDPPWPEDAWERAGERFAASGGKKFCLFDTWVQAAPAILKFLDD; translated from the coding sequence ATGACATCCACAGATTCCGCGGGCCTGACGCTGCTGCCGAACGAGAAGACGTTCGAATACAAGGGTGGCCGCGTCGTCTACGAAATCCTCGGCGAGGAGGGCGAATTCATCGCGCTGACGCCGGGCGGCCGCTTCAGCAAGGACATCCCCGGCCTACGGCCGCTGGCCGAGGCACTGGCGGAGGGCGGCTATCGCGTCCTGCTGTGGGACCGGCCGAACTGCGGCAAGTCGGATGTGCAGTTCTACGGCAAGAGTGAATCCCATATGCGCGCCGAGACGCTGCACGCGTTGATCACCGGGCTCGACATCGGGCCGTGCGTGATTGCGGGCGGTTCCGGCGGGGCGCGTGACTCGATGCTGACCACCATGCTCTACCCGGAGATCGTGCGAAAGCTGGTGGTGTGGAACATCGTCGGCGGGGTCTACGGTTCGTTCGTGCTCGGTGGGCACTATGTGGTACCGAGCATCCTCGCCGCCAAGGGCCTGGGAGTCGAAGGCCTGCTGCACGTTCCCGAGTGGAAGGAACGCATCGCCGAGAATCCGGACAACGAGGCGCGTTTCCGCGCCCTCGACGTCGACGAGTTCCTCAAGCTGATGCGGCGCTGGCTCAATGCGTTCGTACCGAAGCCGGGCCAGACCATCCCCGGTGTCGAGGACGAGATGTTCGACAACATCGTCGTTCCGACGTTGATCATCCGGGGCGGCGAGAACGACTGGGACCATCCCAAGCGCACCTCGCTGGAGGTGAGCTGCCTCATCAAGGGCTCGACGCTGATCGACCCGCCGTGGCCGGAGGACGCCTGGGAGCGCGCGGGTGAGAGGTTCGCCGCCAGCGGGGGCAAGAAGTTCTGCCTGTTCGACACGTGGGTGCAGGCCGCGCCGGCGATCCTGAAGTTCCTGGACGACTGA
- a CDS encoding Rieske (2Fe-2S) protein gives MDEQKTPRLAQGREHVVATVDEIPPGTHKLVPIGRHGVGVYNVNGTFYAIANYCPHEGGPLCSGRPRGRTIVDDDVPGDAVMVRDLEYIYCPWHQWGFELATGTTAVKPEWSIRTYPVRVVGNDVLVQA, from the coding sequence TTGGACGAGCAGAAGACGCCCCGGCTTGCGCAAGGGCGCGAACACGTCGTCGCCACCGTCGACGAGATCCCGCCGGGCACACACAAACTGGTGCCCATCGGCCGGCACGGCGTCGGCGTCTACAACGTCAATGGCACGTTCTATGCCATCGCGAACTACTGCCCGCACGAGGGCGGCCCACTGTGTTCGGGTCGTCCCCGCGGCCGCACAATCGTCGACGACGATGTTCCGGGCGATGCGGTGATGGTGCGCGACCTCGAGTACATCTACTGTCCCTGGCACCAATGGGGTTTCGAGTTGGCGACGGGCACGACAGCGGTCAAACCGGAGTGGAGCATTCGCACGTATCCCGTGCGGGTGGTCGGAAACGATGTGTTGGTGCAGGCATGA
- a CDS encoding amidohydrolase family protein, whose translation MTATVSERKPAAERIAVRCVDSDVHPTPKAGELTPYIPEPWRSKYFLTRRVGDQIYYDAPDYAHAYAMRLDTFPSDGNFAGSDPDLAFKQLIMEAGADIAILEPAAYPARFPEVNHAMSVALNDWQANHWLDSHNNWHERWRGSICAAIEAPEDSAREIERWAGHPYMGQILIKAEPRPAWGDPKYNPIWEAATKHDITVSCHLSRSHHEELPIPPVGFPSYNHDFMVTYSLLAANQVMSMVFDGLFDRFPTLRIVLVEHAFTWILPLMWRMDAIYEARKSWLDIKRKPSEYVKDHIKFTTQPLDYPEDKTELTRAFEWMECEKILLFSSDYPHWTFDDPRWLVKHLPEYAREAVMFRNGIATYHLPETVPALEGQVRVF comes from the coding sequence ATGACGGCCACAGTGTCAGAGCGAAAGCCCGCGGCGGAGCGCATCGCGGTCCGCTGCGTCGACTCCGACGTGCACCCGACGCCGAAAGCCGGCGAGCTGACGCCCTATATCCCGGAGCCGTGGCGCAGCAAGTACTTCCTGACGCGGCGAGTCGGCGACCAGATCTACTACGACGCGCCGGACTACGCACACGCGTATGCGATGCGCCTCGACACCTTCCCCTCGGACGGTAACTTCGCGGGCAGCGACCCCGACTTGGCGTTCAAACAGCTGATCATGGAGGCCGGCGCCGACATCGCCATCCTCGAGCCCGCGGCGTACCCGGCGCGCTTCCCCGAGGTCAACCACGCGATGAGCGTTGCGCTCAACGACTGGCAGGCCAACCACTGGCTCGACAGTCACAACAACTGGCACGAGCGCTGGCGGGGATCGATCTGCGCGGCGATCGAAGCGCCGGAGGACTCCGCTCGCGAGATCGAGCGCTGGGCCGGACACCCTTACATGGGGCAGATCCTGATCAAAGCCGAGCCTCGGCCGGCGTGGGGTGATCCCAAGTACAACCCGATCTGGGAAGCGGCCACCAAGCACGACATCACCGTCAGTTGCCATTTGTCGCGCAGCCACCATGAGGAACTGCCGATCCCGCCGGTCGGATTCCCCAGCTACAACCACGATTTCATGGTGACCTATTCGCTGCTGGCCGCGAACCAGGTGATGAGCATGGTCTTCGACGGCCTCTTCGACCGGTTCCCGACACTGCGAATCGTGCTGGTGGAGCACGCATTCACGTGGATCCTGCCGCTGATGTGGCGGATGGATGCCATCTACGAAGCGCGCAAGTCGTGGCTGGACATCAAGCGCAAGCCGTCGGAGTACGTCAAGGACCACATCAAGTTCACCACCCAGCCGCTGGACTACCCCGAGGACAAGACCGAGTTGACCCGGGCGTTCGAGTGGATGGAGTGCGAGAAGATCCTGCTGTTCAGCAGCGACTATCCGCACTGGACGTTCGACGACCCCCGCTGGCTGGTCAAGCACCTGCCCGAGTACGCCCGCGAGGCGGTGATGTTCCGCAACGGCATCGCGACCTACCACCTGCCAGAGACGGTTCCGGCCCTCGAGGGCCAGGTGCGGGTGTTCTGA
- a CDS encoding amidohydrolase family protein, with translation MTTPSEGGKTPVIDASVHIFSKSNKDLRSFMREPFKSRGFPDYEMDWYGAPGGEYAPNTEGERRYPGSDPDFVGQQLFGDRGVDIAILHPMTRGIMPDRHLGTAIAAAHNELMVTRWLEDNPYADRFRGTIRVNPDDITGALREIAKYASHPRVVQIGVPLQSRELYGKPQYWPLWEAAAEANLPVSVHIEVGAGVQFAPTPNGVPRTYEHYVSFMALNFLYHHMNLIVEGVFERMPTLKFVWADGAGDLLTPFMWRMDCFGRPHLEQTPWAPKMPSDYLPGHTYFIQGAMDGPGDVEFAGEWLEFTGKDDMVMYGSSYPHWQLNELKVPAAYSQEQRDKLCWRNAAELYGIDVGAGVGAQ, from the coding sequence GTGACCACACCATCCGAGGGGGGTAAAACGCCCGTCATCGACGCGAGCGTGCACATCTTCAGCAAGTCGAACAAGGACCTGCGCAGCTTCATGCGCGAGCCGTTCAAGAGCCGGGGCTTCCCGGACTACGAGATGGACTGGTACGGCGCTCCCGGCGGCGAGTACGCGCCCAACACCGAGGGAGAACGCCGCTACCCCGGCTCAGATCCCGACTTCGTCGGCCAGCAGTTGTTCGGCGACCGCGGCGTCGACATCGCGATCCTGCACCCGATGACGCGGGGCATCATGCCCGATCGTCATCTGGGTACCGCGATCGCCGCGGCGCACAACGAGCTCATGGTGACGCGCTGGCTGGAGGACAACCCCTACGCCGACCGCTTCCGGGGCACCATCCGGGTCAACCCCGACGACATCACCGGAGCCCTCCGCGAAATCGCCAAGTACGCAAGCCATCCGCGCGTCGTGCAGATCGGCGTTCCGCTGCAGTCGCGCGAGCTGTACGGCAAGCCGCAGTACTGGCCCCTGTGGGAGGCGGCCGCCGAGGCGAATCTTCCGGTCTCGGTCCACATCGAGGTCGGTGCGGGCGTTCAGTTCGCGCCGACACCGAACGGGGTCCCGCGGACCTATGAGCACTACGTCAGCTTCATGGCACTCAACTTCCTGTACCACCACATGAATCTCATCGTCGAAGGCGTCTTCGAGCGGATGCCCACGCTGAAGTTCGTATGGGCCGACGGCGCCGGGGATCTGCTGACGCCGTTCATGTGGCGAATGGACTGCTTCGGTCGTCCGCACCTCGAGCAGACGCCGTGGGCGCCGAAGATGCCAAGTGACTATCTACCGGGCCACACCTACTTCATCCAGGGCGCGATGGACGGACCCGGCGACGTCGAATTCGCCGGTGAATGGCTGGAGTTCACCGGCAAGGACGACATGGTGATGTACGGGTCGAGCTACCCGCACTGGCAGCTCAACGAGCTGAAAGTGCCCGCCGCGTACTCGCAGGAACAGCGCGACAAACTGTGCTGGCGAAACGCCGCCGAGCTGTACGGCATAGACGTCGGGGCCGGCGTCGGAGCACAGTGA
- a CDS encoding acyl-CoA dehydrogenase family protein → MLLEFDADQRLWQETVRDAVSKACPASLVRGIAENGVDPTPLWKTYVDAGWTELADPENAVELAIVAEELGRATDPTPFLATLTQFAPLAGDRYDPQASGTAVYGGVTAHRDADGWVLNGTAHHVLDGDRVEKLAVVTEAGVFVVDADTAVTRRSTVFDPVLHIAEVTFAETHVPDTERVKVDAERARHVALTGMAVTTVGACQRILDLVLEHVKQRQQFGVAIGTFQAVQHKAVDMHVATERARALSYFAALTIAADDPRRRLAAAMAKASAGEAQALVFRHGLQLFGAMGFTWENDLQFALKRAKAGELLLGGAAEHRATIAAEYRGFARCN, encoded by the coding sequence GTGTTACTGGAGTTCGACGCCGATCAGCGGCTGTGGCAGGAGACCGTGCGCGACGCGGTCAGCAAGGCCTGCCCGGCGTCGCTGGTGCGCGGCATAGCCGAGAACGGTGTCGACCCGACGCCGCTGTGGAAGACCTACGTCGACGCGGGGTGGACCGAGCTCGCCGACCCGGAGAACGCGGTCGAACTCGCGATCGTGGCCGAGGAGTTGGGCCGGGCCACCGATCCCACGCCGTTCCTGGCGACGCTGACCCAGTTCGCGCCGCTCGCGGGTGACCGATACGACCCGCAGGCCTCCGGCACGGCCGTGTACGGCGGTGTCACCGCTCACCGCGATGCCGACGGCTGGGTGCTGAACGGGACCGCGCACCACGTCCTCGACGGCGACCGCGTCGAGAAGCTCGCGGTGGTCACGGAGGCGGGAGTCTTCGTGGTGGACGCGGATACGGCCGTCACCCGGCGCAGCACCGTCTTCGATCCGGTACTGCACATCGCGGAGGTCACATTCGCCGAAACGCACGTCCCCGACACCGAGCGTGTGAAGGTCGACGCCGAACGAGCCCGGCACGTGGCACTCACCGGGATGGCGGTCACCACGGTGGGCGCGTGCCAGCGCATCCTCGATCTGGTGCTCGAACACGTGAAGCAACGCCAGCAGTTCGGCGTCGCGATCGGAACGTTTCAGGCGGTCCAACACAAGGCCGTCGACATGCACGTCGCGACCGAGCGGGCGCGTGCGCTGTCCTACTTCGCCGCGCTGACGATCGCGGCCGATGATCCTCGGCGGCGGCTCGCCGCGGCGATGGCCAAGGCATCGGCGGGGGAGGCTCAAGCGTTGGTCTTCCGCCACGGTCTGCAGTTGTTCGGCGCCATGGGGTTCACCTGGGAGAACGATCTGCAGTTCGCGTTGAAGCGGGCGAAGGCCGGCGAACTGCTCCTGGGCGGGGCCGCTGAGCATCGCGCGACCATCGCTGCGGAGTACAGGGGTTTTGCGAGATGCAACTGA